GCTCCCACTCGGCGAGCGGCTCGCCGGCGGCCTTCTCGCCCGGCTTCTGGTCGCCCGTGGCCACGCCGGAACGGGCGATGAGGCCCTCGGCGACGGCGTCGGCGATCACGCGGGTGAGCAGGGTGACGGAGCGGATCGCGTCGTCGTTGCCCGGGATCTTGTAGTCGACCTCGTCGGGGTCACAGTTGGTGTCGAGGATGGCGACGACCGGGATGTTGAGCTTCCGGGCCTCGCCGACCGCGATGTGCTCCTTCTTGGTGTCCACGATCCAGACGGCGCTGGGCACCTTGGACATCTCGCGGATACCGCCGAGGGTCTTCTCCAGCTTGGCCTTCTCGCGGGAGAGGACGAGCAGCTCCTTCTTGGTGAGGCCGGACGCGGCCACATCCTCGAAGTCGATCTGCTCGAGCTCCTTCAGGCGCTGCAGGCGCTTGTAGACGGTCGAGAAGTTGGTGAGCATGCCGCCCAGCCAGCGCTGGTTCACGTAGGGCATGCCGACGCGGGTCGCCTGCTCGGCGATGGCCTCCTGCGCCTGCTTCTTCGTGCCGACGAACATGACCGTGCCGCCGTGGGCGACGGTCTCCTTGACGAACTCGTAGGCGCGGTCGATGTACGACAGCGACTGGAGCAGGTCGATGATGTAGATGCCGTTGCGCTCCGTGAAGATGAAGCGCTTCATCTTCGGGTTCCAACGACGGGTCTGGTGACCGAAGTGGACGCCGCTTTCCAGCAGCTCCCGCATCGTGACGACGGCCATGGCCGTACTCCTAGGTGTTCTCGGTTGTGCCGCGTCCGCCGGATGGCGGTCGCGCCTGACGCCCGCGATGCGCCGTGCCACAAAGGACCGAGAGGCGCTGGCATCCGGCTTTTGAAGGCCTGATGTCGGGGCGTGCGAAGTCGACCCGGTGACCCGGATCGCCACAAGAAGTGTACGGGACCCGCGAGGCAGCGGGTGACGCCGCTGTCCACAAGCGGCTGGTCATCCACAGATCCGCGCCATGATCCCCGCGGAACGGCCCGGCGCGGGACGGTTCTGTCATGTCTCACAGGCGACGAGGGGTACGGCAGAAGCGGCGGATCGGGCTGAGCTTGGTGGTGCCGGCCGTGGTGCTGATCACGGCGGGGGTGCTGCCGGCTGGGGCTGCTGGGGTGCCGGAGGCGGGGGCAGGCGCCCGGGAGCCGGTGCCGAAGGTGGCGGGGGTGTGGCCCGTGGGGGTGCGACCCGCCGTCGTACGGGGCTGGGAGCCCCCGGCGACGGAGTACGGCCGGGGGCACCGGGGCGTGGACCTCGGGGCGCCGCCGGGCTCGGTGGTCCGGGCCGTGGCTGCGGGCAGGGTCTCCTTCGCGGGCCGGGTGGCGGGCCGGGGAGTGGTCGCGGTGGAACTGACGGGCACGGGTGATCCGC
This Streptomyces sp. NBC_01283 DNA region includes the following protein-coding sequences:
- a CDS encoding peptidoglycan DD-metalloendopeptidase family protein, which produces MSHRRRGVRQKRRIGLSLVVPAVVLITAGVLPAGAAGVPEAGAGAREPVPKVAGVWPVGVRPAVVRGWEPPATEYGRGHRGVDLGAPPGSVVRAVAAGRVSFAGRVAGRGVVAVELTGTGDPPLRTTYEPVRATVKKGAEVTTGEALGVLELPRAHCPSSCLHWGLLRAKTYLNPLSLLPPWLLRRGTSRLLPMTDAPLLRLLPWGWEAGPG
- the rpsB gene encoding 30S ribosomal protein S2; its protein translation is MAVVTMRELLESGVHFGHQTRRWNPKMKRFIFTERNGIYIIDLLQSLSYIDRAYEFVKETVAHGGTVMFVGTKKQAQEAIAEQATRVGMPYVNQRWLGGMLTNFSTVYKRLQRLKELEQIDFEDVAASGLTKKELLVLSREKAKLEKTLGGIREMSKVPSAVWIVDTKKEHIAVGEARKLNIPVVAILDTNCDPDEVDYKIPGNDDAIRSVTLLTRVIADAVAEGLIARSGVATGDQKPGEKAAGEPLAEWERDLLEGEKKADEAKADEPKAEEAEVQKSAETEKAADAEQAEAPAEVAAAEAPAAETEQA